Proteins encoded together in one Pirellulales bacterium window:
- a CDS encoding alpha/beta hydrolase, producing the protein MRIISLAMLLCLLFRAGQAFAADLGTSGFVDSGGVKLHYITAGKGPLLVLLHGFPDYHYTWRDQIPALAQHFQVVALDLRGYNKSDQPEGVDNYKMDKLVADVAAVLAHFQQQKMILVGHDWGGAIAWTFAMTHPEKVDRLVILNLPHPSGLARELANNPEQRQNSQYARELQKPEAAKIVTPEALVLWVKEPAARREYLEALRRSSMEGMLNYYKANYPREPYMADAKLPPVKCPVLMIHGLDDKYLLPGALNDTWNWVESDLTLITVPGAGHFVHRDKPEFVTRKLVGWLTNP; encoded by the coding sequence ATGCGAATTATTTCCTTGGCCATGCTCCTGTGTTTGCTATTCCGCGCGGGTCAGGCCTTTGCCGCGGACCTGGGCACATCCGGCTTTGTTGACTCAGGCGGCGTCAAGCTGCATTACATCACCGCCGGCAAAGGTCCCTTGTTGGTCCTGTTACACGGGTTCCCCGACTATCACTACACCTGGCGGGACCAGATTCCCGCGCTGGCCCAGCACTTTCAGGTCGTGGCGCTGGACTTGCGCGGATACAACAAAAGCGACCAGCCCGAGGGGGTCGACAATTACAAAATGGACAAGCTGGTCGCCGATGTCGCGGCGGTGCTCGCCCATTTTCAACAGCAAAAAATGATCCTCGTCGGGCATGATTGGGGCGGGGCGATCGCCTGGACGTTTGCGATGACCCATCCCGAAAAAGTCGATCGGCTGGTGATCCTAAATCTGCCGCACCCCAGCGGCCTAGCGCGCGAGTTGGCCAACAATCCCGAGCAGCGGCAAAACAGCCAATACGCCCGCGAACTGCAAAAGCCGGAGGCGGCCAAGATTGTCACGCCCGAAGCGCTTGTACTTTGGGTGAAAGAACCCGCCGCGCGGCGGGAATACCTGGAGGCCCTGCGGCGGTCCTCGATGGAGGGAATGTTGAACTATTACAAGGCCAATTATCCCCGGGAGCCATACATGGCGGACGCAAAATTGCCGCCGGTCAAGTGTCCGGTGCTGATGATCCACGGACTGGATGACAAGTACCTCCTGCCGGGCGCGCTCAACGACACGTGGAACTGGGTGGAAAGCGACTTGACCCTGATCACGGTCCCCGGCGCGGGGCACTTTGTCCATCGGGACAAGCCGGAATTTGTCACGCGCAAGCTGGTCGGGTGGCTGACAAACCCTTAA
- a CDS encoding SHD1 domain-containing protein, which translates to MVWFCSGFTSTLAAKDEIVRIWTDATGQQSSAKFVELNGTKVTFEDKNGKQGTFHIKQLSETDYIYLRQVNKYRQALAAGETATPPVDPRKLKLPEDDKSPFEAVEEDGVQEADFSKVGGVPRLLEYSLRVWTDVNGRQIKAKLINIKGTDIFIQPEKADQPVPVAFEKLSAADHDYLHVQLLALNKPDKLKELIKTLDPFRYSWNLRDKDQPSLYATRVKMINDLKNAEQLKLETERKQREKNAEAERIARDKAFEEKLAAQRAEQERQAQAAAQAQAAAAAQAQANNPPPANPIVKNPPVNKTRPTIAKAIPPAPAARINPELPNGTVPPPAPQPENEKPAEPTIVNDFWGQADKFRTMQPNGSHFLLVCVLLGGYFLCLVAQYWLIAVSGEDHSRWQGLLLGLLLLPYALYVLGHISLIIQNQSPNPAMLIYTFIATFFLTPLNIFLILGQALYACMNWDKSKYPVIVWASGLGIYLLTLLLIYTST; encoded by the coding sequence TTGGTCTGGTTTTGCAGCGGGTTTACATCCACTCTCGCCGCCAAAGATGAAATCGTCCGCATTTGGACGGACGCGACGGGCCAGCAATCTTCCGCCAAGTTTGTCGAGCTAAACGGCACCAAAGTGACTTTTGAGGACAAAAACGGCAAGCAAGGGACGTTTCATATCAAGCAACTGTCCGAAACCGATTACATTTATTTGCGCCAAGTTAACAAATACCGCCAGGCCTTGGCGGCGGGTGAAACTGCCACTCCCCCGGTTGATCCCCGCAAATTGAAATTACCCGAAGACGATAAATCCCCCTTTGAAGCCGTGGAAGAAGACGGTGTCCAGGAAGCGGACTTTTCCAAGGTGGGGGGCGTGCCGCGCCTGCTCGAGTACAGCCTGCGGGTCTGGACCGATGTCAACGGCCGCCAGATCAAAGCGAAATTGATTAACATCAAAGGCACGGATATTTTTATCCAGCCGGAAAAAGCGGATCAGCCCGTGCCGGTGGCCTTTGAAAAACTGAGCGCCGCCGACCACGATTATTTGCACGTCCAGTTACTGGCCCTCAACAAACCGGACAAACTAAAGGAACTGATCAAGACGCTGGACCCCTTTCGGTATTCTTGGAATTTGCGCGACAAGGACCAGCCTTCTTTGTACGCCACGCGGGTCAAAATGATCAACGATCTGAAAAACGCGGAGCAGCTAAAACTTGAAACGGAAAGAAAACAGCGAGAGAAAAATGCCGAGGCCGAACGGATCGCACGGGATAAGGCCTTTGAAGAAAAATTAGCCGCCCAACGCGCCGAACAAGAACGCCAAGCCCAGGCTGCGGCACAAGCCCAGGCCGCGGCCGCGGCACAAGCCCAGGCCAATAATCCCCCTCCCGCAAATCCCATAGTAAAAAATCCTCCCGTCAATAAGACCCGCCCCACCATCGCAAAAGCGATCCCCCCCGCCCCCGCCGCGCGGATCAATCCCGAATTGCCCAACGGTACTGTCCCCCCGCCAGCGCCCCAGCCCGAAAATGAAAAACCGGCGGAACCAACCATCGTGAACGATTTCTGGGGACAAGCCGATAAATTTCGCACGATGCAGCCGAACGGCTCGCATTTTTTGCTGGTCTGCGTGTTATTGGGTGGTTACTTCTTGTGCCTGGTGGCTCAATATTGGCTGATTGCGGTCTCGGGAGAGGATCATTCGCGCTGGCAGGGATTATTGCTTGGACTGCTCTTGCTCCCCTATGCCTTGTATGTCCTCGGGCATATTAGCTTGATTATCCAAAATCAATCACCCAATCCAGCCATGCTAATTTACACATTTATCGCGACGTTCTTCCTTACGCCACTTAACATATTTCTCATCTTGGGGCAGGCCCTGTATGCTTGTATGAATTGGGATAAAAGCAAATATCCCGTCATTGTCTGGGCTAGCGGCCTGGGTATCTATTTGCTAACGTTATTATTGATCTATACCAGTACCTAA